A single genomic interval of Lucilia cuprina isolate Lc7/37 chromosome 2, ASM2204524v1, whole genome shotgun sequence harbors:
- the LOC111679777 gene encoding GATA zinc finger domain-containing protein 14: protein MELRSSSRRRNEYKELQITLNGMGFYEEGMELQEMRQILDALQMSVTEGETNFLDCDMEQAIRESELDFLPTQDGRVLNSTMMSIHPNISPCSSPEIPSERIVVQAEVHHAMDWSPPNERLPRKRFFTSNIALNNENIPPELELINELLEPDAKRCHNMHNLIENNKNQQQEANISVNANQTAVDFNNNLENSLQESNSSFHEIRGPISVRRIHDSGFNMSSEMPHSSFDNNSSTNNHSSSDLNNLENSIPESNNSSHDVRGPISVRRIHDSGVNISSDMPNTSFNNLNEYSNSTHSFENSEQISTSSAVNPYDFGDDDSEPSI from the exons atggaatTACGCAGTAGTTCTCGTAGACGAAATGAATACAAAGAattacaaataacattaaatg GTATGGGTTTCTATGAAGAGGGCATGGAATTGCAAGAAATGCGACAGATACTGGATGCCTTGCAAATGTCTGTAACAGAAGGAGAAACTAATTTTCTTGATTGTGATATGGAACAGGCCATAAGA gaAAGTGAATTGGATTTTTTACCCACTCAAGATGGCCGAGTTCTTAATTCCACAATGATGAG tattcATCCAAATATTTCGCCCTGTAGTAGTCCAGAAATACCCTCGGAAAGAATTGTAGTACAGGCAGAGGTTCATCATGCCATGGATTGGAGTCCTCCCAATGAACGTTTGCCACGTAAACGTTTTTTTACGTCAAATATAgctttaaataatgaaaatataccACCAGAATTAGAACTTATTAATGAGTTGTTAGAACCAGATGCTAAACGTTGTCACAATATGCATAATctcattgaaaataataaaaatcaacagCAGGAAGCTAATATTTCGGTTAATGCCAATCAAACTGCAGttgattttaacaataatttggaAAATAGTTTACAAGAGTCTAATAGCAGTTTTCATGAAATTCGCGGCCCCATTTCAGTGCGTAGAATTCATGATTCTGGTTTTAACATGAGCAGCGAAATGCCACATTCTTCATtcgacaacaacagcagcactAACAATCATTCTTCTtccgatttaaataatttggaaaATTCTATCCCTGAATCAAACAATAGTTCTCACGATGTACGTGGTCCTATATCTGTACGTAGAATTCACGATTCTGGTGTAAATATAAGCAGCGATATGCCAAATACTTCattcaataatttaaatgaatattccAATTCTACTCATTCATTTGAAAATTCTGAACAAATCTCAACCAGCAGTGCTGTAAATCCATACGATTTTGGTGATGATGATTCTGAACCCTCAATTTAA